Part of the Microcoleus sp. AS-A8 genome, GGCTTAATCACAAATTGAGAAGCGGGAAATGCCGTCAAATATTCTTGGATTTCATCACTAGAAAGATTTCTAGATAGGGAAATCAATTGAACTTTTGGAGTGACGGGATGATGGCTATATTTTTCCAAAGAAAAGCCAAAAACCATCGTTTGGGGTACATTTACATTTCTTGCAGCAGCAAGTAAGCGGGTATGCAGTTTGTCATTGGTATATTCTTCCAGTTCTATACCACTTGACATCGGACAGTCCGCCAGTCCTTCATAGAACTGAAATTTTTGAGCCTTCTCTTGGTGGACTGGTTCATAAAAACTGAAACCCGCTTCGGTACAAAAATTACATAAAAAAGTTATCCTCTGAGGAGTTTTGAATTTGGTATGAAAACATTGACCAAATTCATTCATGGTAATCCCTTCAAGGATGTATAATACAGATTTATCCCCTTCTTGAACAACTTTTACCCAAGTCGGTTCAGTTACTATAAAAGCACTTTCCGGTAAAATTCTACTTGCAGCCAAGAGTAATGTAAGCCTTTCGTCTGCCAAACTAAAGAAAACAATACAGGGTTGGCTTCCATCTGATTCTAGTTCCGCCTCAGCTTCCTTTATTGGTTTTAGTTTATAAGCTTGGAGAACTGAGTTGATTGTCTCAAACATATTTGACTATACTTTTCTGAAATGGCTGTTAGCTAATCAAATCGAGGAATTCTTGGGAATTTTAAAAAGTTTGTTAAAACTCCCTAAATTATTCCAGAGTTGCTAATTCTATTGTTTCAAACTGCCGATGCTATGCTCAAAGCAGTTCTTCAAATCAAAGCTGGCGCTTTCACTATCACTCTTAACTGTGAGGGGTTGCGAAGGGTCGAATAGGAGTTTGTTCTCGCAAGGGGTTAAAGTTTGGTGGAAAAATTCTTTACAGCGATTTTGCTCATCTGCAACAATAACCCGCGCTGTATGCCCTGTGCGTAATACATCAGTGCGATCGCACCACTCGTAAGAAAATATAATCAGGATGTCTCCAGGCTGGCACAGAAGCGCTCCCCCACCATTGGGACAAATGCAGCCCGTTCCTGCTTCTCCTGGCAGAGCATAAGTTGACCAACGGTTGCCGTTGCTGATGTTGACTATCTCCACTTCTTCGAGGGGCAGTATTCCGACTTTCTCCAACAACTCTTGGTCAATGGTGATACTGCCTACATAATCGCGCTTGGCATCGGTCACACGTACTCGATGAAGTTTAGCGTGCATCAGTCTGATTGTCGCCATATTACTCCTTTTGGTAGTCATCTTCTTTTATCTGAAATGCGATCGCACTGATTGAGAGTTTGGGTGGGTACTGGGTTGTTATCAAATGCGAAAATTGGAGAGAAGCAAGTCTACTGTGAGTCTTGCTTTATAACTCAGGGTGTTGTTAACCACTTCCCTTCCAAGTTTCAAAACTGCATCTTTGTCTCCATCATGGCTCCCAAACTCCGCCCGCGTCAGTCGGGAAAGTCGGATCGTTGCGTAAACTCCTACACATTACGAAGATAACTTATGTCTTAAGGAGGATGTCAATCAGAATATAGCTGTAATGTGTAAATCTTCCGTGAATACCTTTTTTGAAGAGAAACCAAAGAGTCTTTTGTGAATTTTTTGAGTTAAGGTCAGTTGTGCCACCTTTCCGTCTAGAAGCCACTCTCTGTTGGGAATTCGGGCTGGACTCGGTACAACCCATTTCACACTGCTATATAAGCTTTTTTCCTGACTAGATGCCCCCTATGACACGATTGTTGTGACTATGCCGAAATTTTCCTGTTGGATTTTTGGGGTTGTCTTCGGTCTCACTCTGGTAAAGATTCATTCACGACTGGGTTGAAGTTCTCTGGAGCCATTGAGTTCCGATTCCTTATTCCCTTAATCAAGTGCGTCGTTAGGCCATGTGTCCGGTTCTACGATCTCACTCGCCTTTGATCTAAACCACCTGTACACCGATGCGATCTCTACGGTTACTTCTATCATATTTAGTTGATCGTGATTCCTATCCCTCTGTGATCGGTTCCGGTTCCGGTTGTATTTGGATTCGGCATTGTGGGTGTGACGTTGCATTGGGCTGGTTGCTGTCCATTTAAAAACTGATTGGCAGAGATCCACCAGTCTCGCGGGTTATCCGCAGCAGTTGTTGCTCCATTACTGTAGTACCATCGGGCATTTGCTCCCGCCCCGGAGGAGCATGGATTCGCGTTCTGACATAGCGGATCTAGGTTAAAATCTCCACCAAGTAACATATTTGCATTGGTTGCTTGACCAAGATAGTTCCTTATCTGTCCCATCATCACTGTTCCCTGCTCGGCACCCGGTTGCCTATTATGGATAAATGCGATGTCGTAATTTGTACCACCTAGGCTAAATTCCACGCCCACTATATATCTATAGTCTGCGACCATGTACGGCTCTTGGACAAGATGGGATGTGTATCCTGCCTGTGCAGCAACAATAGTTGTTTCATGCCAGCCCGGCTGTACAGCTTGGGGAGGGCAATATGCTGCTATATAGTAATTGGCGATTATCGCATTCCCATTTAATACTATTGCTACAACCTCGTTTCCATTTGGCTGCAAGGCCGTAAAACCGCATCTGACTACCGCTATTTGGTGATTCCCTCCTACTCTTGGGATGCCGAGAGCATCCCCTAGGTTTCCGAGTGCATTGATAACATTATTCGGATTTGCACCAGTGGCGACAAATACTTCTGTAAAACCTGCGACATCAACATTATTTTGTTGTCCCATCACATTGTTTCTATAGTTATTTAATTCATCCTGTATCCTCGTATGTTTTGGGGTTTGGTTGCCGTTCAAGGGAAACATAGTATTCGCATTGTAGTTAAGAAGATTCATGTGAAAAGCTCTCATTGCTAATACCTCATTTCTATTTACGTGTTTGTTGACCGATACATGGCTAAAAAAATTGCCTGTGTATAAGGCGGAGTTCAGTAGATTTGACTCAAAAGAGACGAACCCTCATTATCATCCCCGACAGACTCTTGACAAGGGATTGAAAATAGGGAAAACAATACAAAGGAGGAGAGCGGGACGATCGCACAAATTCTCCCGCAACTTTCCCCACCTGATGCTGTTGCTTCCTCAGCACCGCCAGATAGGAATTCCCCCAACTTCCAGTTTCTTCCTCAAATTGAACCAACGCCAAAATCGGTGCAAACTGCCTTTCACACAGCGCCTGCTCAACACACCGACAACCATCACTCTTTACTTCTAACTTCCCATCATTAGTCGCTCCAACCATCACTGACTCTGAGTGCTGCACGTCACGCACTACCTTGATCGCTTCGGAACCCACAACATTCTCCACTTCCACCACCGCAAGGGATAAAGTTACCGTCTCGTCTGCATCCGCTTCAACTCCCCCATTCCCCTCGGAAATTTCCCCAATTGCCGATTCCGTTGCAGTCGGTG contains:
- a CDS encoding aspartate 1-decarboxylase — its product is MTTKRSNMATIRLMHAKLHRVRVTDAKRDYVGSITIDQELLEKVGILPLEEVEIVNISNGNRWSTYALPGEAGTGCICPNGGGALLCQPGDILIIFSYEWCDRTDVLRTGHTARVIVADEQNRCKEFFHQTLTPCENKLLFDPSQPLTVKSDSESASFDLKNCFEHSIGSLKQ